From Lycorma delicatula isolate Av1 chromosome 13, ASM4794821v1, whole genome shotgun sequence, a single genomic window includes:
- the dpn gene encoding deadpan has protein sequence MEKRRRARINHCLNELKTLILDAMKKDPARHSKLEKADILEMTVKHLQTIQRQQLSTAVGTDPTVLHKFKNGFNECATEVSRYINHMEGIENCVKQRLVSHLASCVSGLQQISPQLTSTYQGTNSNNNNNSNNSLFLNNTSNNLSQQNSSISSLSEDVNNNHASSRLQSMMTSLQLIPSRLPTGELALLLPNSQQLPGNVLPFFPPPPPNVVTSTTSTMLQQSQLPVPSNDSGENIHNHYRNHPIPSTTTTSETTPINTIDRMQHISAFTAVCRPTMIKDNQRNYSLTKSPMVSPTSSITSSSSINYDDTTPPKTITDMSPNTSVSSEISSTSLLQIENNIKNKNSNFLTTKLTTPPVLAVKPLPLLKENNNFVGGRLMDMDTKFSEIWTMD, from the exons ccagCACGACATTCAAAATTAGAGAAAGCAGATATATTAGAAATGACAGTAAAGCATTTACAGACTATACAAAGACAGCAGTTATCGACAGCAGTGGGTACAGATCCaacagttttacataaatttaaaaatggtttcaaTGAATGCGCAACGGAAGTAAGCAGATATATTAATCATATGGAAGGTATTGAAAATTGTGTAAAACAGCGATTAGTTTCACATTTAGCGTCGTGTGTAAGTGGTTTACAACAAATATCACCACAACTCACATCAACTTATCAAGGGacaaatagtaataacaataataatagtaataattcattgtttttaaataatacatcaaataATTTATCGCAACAAAATTCTTCAATCTCATCGCTATCAGaagatgtaaataataatcatGCATCAAGTCGTTTACAAAGTATGATGACGAGTTTACAATTAATTCCAAGTAGATTACCGACTGGTGAATTAGCATTACTATTACCAAATTCACAACAATTACCTGGTAATGTATTACCGTTTTTTCCTCCACCACCGCCTAATGTTGTCACTTCAACAACTTCAACAATGTTACAACAATCGCAACTACCTGTTCCATCAAATGATTCAGGCGAAAACATTCATAATCATTACCGTAATCATCCGATTCCATCGACAACAACTACATCTGAAACAACACCAATAAATACAATCGATCGTATGCAACATATAAGTGCATTTACGGCAGTATGTCGACCAACAATGATTAAAGATAATcaaagaaattattcattaacaaaatcaCCGATGGTGAGTCCAACGTCATCAATAACATCATCGTCATCAATAAATTACGATGATACAACACCACCAAAAACGATAACTGATATGAGTCCGAATACATCTGTATCATCTGAAATATCATCGACATCATTATTAcagatagaaaataatataaaaaataaaaattcaaattttttaacgacTAAATTAACTACGCCACCTGTATTAGCTGTTAAACCATTACcattattgaaagaaaataata attttgttggTGGAAGATTGATGGACATGGACACAAAATTTAGTGAGATTTGGACAATGGACTGA